In Thermococcus gorgonarius, the genomic window GGGACGGCTATTTTTTTCTGAAGTACCTGCTGAGTCTCACAAAGGCCCCCAAAACATCAGCCTTACGGCCGAAAGTGAGCTTGCTCATGCCAGCGCACAACGAGGAAAAAACCATAGGAGAAGCCATAAGGGCGGCTTTAAACCTTGATTATCCCGATTTTGAGATTATTGTAATCGATGACGGTTCCTCGGATAAAACCTACGACGTGGCCTTAACTTTCAAGGATCCCCGCTTGAAAGTCGTGAGAATACCTCACTCAGGGAAGGCCAGAGCCCTGAACGAGGGGCTTAAGCTTTCCTCCGGCGAGATAATAGCGACCACGGACGCGGACGGCGTGCTGGAAGGGAAAGCCCTGAAAGGTCTTGTCGAGCGCTTTTATGCGGATGATGTGGTGGCGGTTGGCGGCCAGGTTCGCGTCCAGCCGAGGAGCTTTCTTGAGGTTGTCCAGGACATAGAACACCTGAGGATAGCCATGTTCAGAAGGGCCCATGAGCTCGAAAACCTTAGCGTGGCACCCGGACCGATAGCGGCGTTCAGAAGAAAAGCCCTTGAGGCCATCGGTGGCTTCGTGAATGACCCGGTTGAGGACTACGCAACGACGGTAGCCCTGAAAGGTTTCGGAAAAGTTGTCTACTCACCCAAAGCCAAATGCTGGGTCAGAATGCCAACTACGCTGGCAAACCTCTGGAGACAGAGGAAGAGGTGGTTCCTCGGTGATCTTCCAAAGCTCGGCGGCGGCCCGTTAAAGGAGAAAGTGTTTCTCGGCATAAGTGATATCGTTGCCTTCTTCGATGTCCTCTTCCCGGTACTGGCGATTTTCGCGGGAAAATTTGAATTGCTTGCCGTTTTTTTGCTCTTTGAGGTTCTTACTATGGCGACCGTTGTAGCTGTGGAGGGTGGCTATCTGGTGGAAGTTTTGGCATTCCCCTTCGTCCTGTGGTTTCTGGCACTCTTTTACCTGACGCTCCACGTTTATGGCTATCTCCACTTGCTTTTCCGGAAAAAGCAATAAGCGCCGACTACAAAGAGCGGTTTTGCCTGATTAGTGGGATCCAGGTGATTCTCTTGCTTTTATAAACCCCGTTAATAGAAAGGAGGAGAGTGGCGAGGCCCAGTCTTTTCATGTCATCCCCAGATAGCCCTCAAAGACCTCCACGTATTTAAACCCATCATCGGGGAAGATGAGGACGTAGGTGCCCTCGCCGAACTCCTCCGAGACCCTCTCGTAGGCCTTCGCTACAGCGCCGGAGCTGAGGCCTATCAGCAGACCGTCCCTTCTGGCTATGTCTATGGATCCTTCTATGGCCTCGCTCCTCGTTACCTCAACGACGCGGTCTATCTTTACCAGGGAATACCACTTCTGGCCGGTTTCGAGGCGCTTTATTCCCGGAATCTTCTCCCCCCTGGCTGGCACGACGCCGACGATACGGGTGTCGTAGCGCTCCTTCAAGTATTTGGCTATACCCGCTATGTGGCCCGAAGTTCCAATTCCAGCTATTAGCACGTCGGGTTTCTTCCCGATGCTTCGCAGCTGCTCCTCGATCTCCCTGGCCGTAACGCGGTAGTGGACATCAAAGTTGTCGTCGTTCTCGAACTGGTTTAGGTTGGCCGCTCTTGCCTTCCTTGCTTCTTTCTTAACGAATTCGACCATCTCAGTGTCAATGGTCTCAAATTCTGTAACAACAACCTTCGCTCCAAGAACCCTCAGGAGAACCCGCGTGGCCTTTGGAGTCGGCTTCGGGAGATAAGCCCGGAACTTTATGCCAAAAACATTGCTCAAAGCGGCAAGGGAGATGCTGGTGTTGCCGGAACTGGCCTCAAAAAGATTCCTCGCGCCGTTGATGTCCCCGCGCTCTATCGCGCGAAGAAGCATGTTAAAAGCGGTTCTGTCCTTTATGCTCCTGCTGAAGGGGTTAAAGAACTCCAGCTTGGCAAAAGACATCCCCCCTATCAAAGGAAAGCCGCACAAGGGGGGTGGGCTTGTACTTCTCGTATAGCTCGATGGTGCTGTTAAACACGTTCATTTGCCATCACCGGAAAGAACTCCTGAGAACCCTTTAAAAGTTTTCCTAAAACGAACAGTTGTGCACAGAAATGGGTAAACATTGGTGGTGCGGGGGCGGGGATTTGAACCCCGGAACCCCTGCGGGACGGGACCCTAAATCCCGCGCCTTTGGCCAGGCTCGGCTACCCCCGCGCCGGTTTAACTCATGAAGGTGACGTTAAAAAGTTTTTGGGTTCAGATGAAGCCCGTCTTTTTAAGCCCCCTCGCATTGAGTTCCTCATCTATTATTCCCCGGACGGTACTCTCTAATGTCTCACTTACCAAGCTCTCCAGCAGTTTCCTGATGCTGTCTATGTCCTCTCTCATACCCTCAAGAACCCTTATGTACTCCCTGGCCATCTCGAGCTCGCCCTCCTGCTTGAGAAGCTGTTCCTTGAGGTGCTCAAAGTCCTCCTTCATCACTTCACAGCGCCTCAGCTCCCGCTGGGCATCGTCAAGCTGTCTCCTGAGTGAGCTGACTTCTTCCTTGAGTGAGTTAACCACCGCTTCCTTTTCCCTCAGCTGGGCCAGAACTTCTTCGTACTCGCCCCTGAGCTGGGCAAGGCTTTCTATCTCCCTCAGTGGTGGAACTTTCCCGTCTCCTATTATTATAACGTCCGGACCAACGTTGACGATATCGCTCGGCTCTATCCTCAGCTTAGTCTCGTTGGTAAACATGCCCTGGCCCTTTCCTAGGTTTTCCACTACCTTCATCTTCAGGATAAAGAAGAACTTGTCCCCCTCGACCTCTACGTTTATATCGGTTACATAACCGAGTATCTTTCCAGTGGTAAGGGAAACAACGAACTTGTTGATTAGCTGGTTCGCCCTGTCACTCACAACCATAAACCCACCCCACACCATTTTATCCCGAAGGAATACTTAACCTTTCCGGCCGTTTAGCTTATAACCTCTCTCTCGGATTTACGGTGGGGATGAGAGATGATAATATTTGTGGGGCGCTCTAACGTGGGAAAGAGCACGCTGATATACCAACTAACCGGAAAAAAGGTTCGCAGGGGTAAACGCCCTGGCGTGACGAGAAAGCCAGTCGAAGTGGAATGGAGGGGCAGAAAAGTCGTGGATATGCCCGGCTTTGGGTTCATGAGTGGCCTGCCAGAAGAGGTTCAGGAGCGGGTTAAGGACGAGATCGTGAGGTTCATAGAGGAAAACGCCAAGAAAATCGAGCTTGCCGTTCTGGTTGTGGACGGAAAATCTGCCTCCGAGATAATAGAGAGGTGGGAGAAGAGGGGGGAGATACCCATAGACGTGGAGTTTTATTCATTTCTTCAGGAACTTGGAATTCCGACGATAGTGGCGGTCAACAAGGTGGATAAGATCAAAAACCTGGAGCGAACTCTTGGATTTCTGGCCGAGAAGATGGGCATTAAGCCGGAAGAGAGAGAAGAGGTGATGATTCCAATATCCGCCAAATTCGGCACGAACATCGATCGTCTCAGAACGGAGATCATAAAGAGAGTTGAAGGGTCTCAGAGAACCTCAAGAACAACGTGAGTCACGGTTTCTTTAACACCGTCAATGGAGGCTATCTCCTCCAGTATCTCGTCGAGCTGCCCCTTGTCAGCCTCGATGATGAGGTCTATGTCCCCGGTGACACGGTAGATCCTCTTTATCTTCATCTTTTTGATTTCCGCGTAAACGTGTTTCCTCTTCGTCGGCTCTATTCTGACGAAGACAAAGACACCACCCCTTTTCTCCCCAAGAAGTTCGAGGGCCTTTTCCGTTAGGTCTATGAAGCCCCTGCCTGTTCTGATGTAACCAAGCTCCTTGAGGACCTTGAGGTGGTTGCTGAGGGCCTGCCTTGTTATCCCCAGCTCTTCGGCCAGCTCATCTTGGGTCTTTTCAACAGTGTGAACTTCAATTGGTTTCCCTTCATTGTAAAGTTTCCTCAAAAGCTTCATCTGTTTGGGTGTAAGGGAGCCTTTCTCCACCGATAACACCTCCGATCATGACCTTTCAACGTTAAAGTCCGGATTTTTTATTTGTAAACTTCACGTTTGATCACTACAGGGAAGAGTTTTATAAACCTTTCCTGAAAGTTCGCTGGAGGGTGTGGCATGGAGCAAATAAACAAAGCGGGCTACACAACGGAGGTTCCTGAGGACAGACTTTCACTGATTGCCCTTCTCGATGAGATTGGTTCTGGGAAGATAATTTTTATCGGCGATGTTGACAGCGGAAAGACCACGACCGTTTCCTATGTGGCAAATTCCCTTTTGTCCATGGGGTATAAAGTGGCCGTAGTGGACAGCGATGTTGGACAGAAGAGCATACTCCCCCCAGGTACGGTAAGCCTCGGTATTCTGGATAGGCCCGTGGCCCACATAGGTGAAGCTGTTCCTTTAGCTCATTACTTCATCGGGACAACCACTCCTTCCCAGTACATCGGAGAGACCGTCGTTGGGGTTAAAAGGCTCGCTGATATTGGTTCGAGGATAGCGGACTTCGTTCTGATCGATACAACGGGATTCATTAGTGGCCCTGGACTTGAGCTAAAGCGCATGAAAGTGGAGCTCTTGAGGCCAGATTTAGTCGTTTTTATAGGGGACAGTGAAGATCTTCGCAGGCTCGAAAGTTCGATTGGTTCACTTGCCAGAGTCTTTCACGCTGAGAAAAGTAGCCTTGTTAAGCCTCACTCCCATGAGGAGAGAAAACTGATAAGGGCTGCAAAGTGGAGGACATACTTCTCGGGATCCAAAATGGTGGAAGTCGATCTGAACGAGTTTCTGGTTTCTGGAACAGTCATGTTTACTGGCAGACCCCTACTTCAAGAGGAAATTGAGCTAATCGGAAAGCTCCACGAATGGATAATCTTCAACGGCTGGAAGAACAGGGAAGGCTACGTCGTCGTGAAGGCCGATCCAGAAAGGCCCAGGCCCTACAACCGGTCGGTTATCAAAGCAATAGACATCGAGAAGCTGAGCAACTTACTCGTTGGCTTTATCGACGAAGAAGGCCTTTGCCTTGGCCTTGGGATAATCAAATGGCCAAAGCTGAGTAGCGGAAAACTGGAAATCCTGACTCCACTGGCTGATGAAGAACTGGCAAGGGCACGTGAAATCCGGTTTGGAAGGATAAGGGTGACTGAAGAAGGGGAGGAACTGGAACTGCTCAGAAG contains:
- a CDS encoding glycosyltransferase, coding for MVIEFLLLIILAWDGYFFLKYLLSLTKAPKTSALRPKVSLLMPAHNEEKTIGEAIRAALNLDYPDFEIIVIDDGSSDKTYDVALTFKDPRLKVVRIPHSGKARALNEGLKLSSGEIIATTDADGVLEGKALKGLVERFYADDVVAVGGQVRVQPRSFLEVVQDIEHLRIAMFRRAHELENLSVAPGPIAAFRRKALEAIGGFVNDPVEDYATTVALKGFGKVVYSPKAKCWVRMPTTLANLWRQRKRWFLGDLPKLGGGPLKEKVFLGISDIVAFFDVLFPVLAIFAGKFELLAVFLLFEVLTMATVVAVEGGYLVEVLAFPFVLWFLALFYLTLHVYGYLHLLFRKKQ
- a CDS encoding cysteine synthase family protein, which codes for MSFAKLEFFNPFSRSIKDRTAFNMLLRAIERGDINGARNLFEASSGNTSISLAALSNVFGIKFRAYLPKPTPKATRVLLRVLGAKVVVTEFETIDTEMVEFVKKEARKARAANLNQFENDDNFDVHYRVTAREIEEQLRSIGKKPDVLIAGIGTSGHIAGIAKYLKERYDTRIVGVVPARGEKIPGIKRLETGQKWYSLVKIDRVVEVTRSEAIEGSIDIARRDGLLIGLSSGAVAKAYERVSEEFGEGTYVLIFPDDGFKYVEVFEGYLGMT
- a CDS encoding YlmC/YmxH family sporulation protein: MVVSDRANQLINKFVVSLTTGKILGYVTDINVEVEGDKFFFILKMKVVENLGKGQGMFTNETKLRIEPSDIVNVGPDVIIIGDGKVPPLREIESLAQLRGEYEEVLAQLREKEAVVNSLKEEVSSLRRQLDDAQRELRRCEVMKEDFEHLKEQLLKQEGELEMAREYIRVLEGMREDIDSIRKLLESLVSETLESTVRGIIDEELNARGLKKTGFI
- the engB gene encoding GTP-binding protein EngB — translated: MIIFVGRSNVGKSTLIYQLTGKKVRRGKRPGVTRKPVEVEWRGRKVVDMPGFGFMSGLPEEVQERVKDEIVRFIEENAKKIELAVLVVDGKSASEIIERWEKRGEIPIDVEFYSFLQELGIPTIVAVNKVDKIKNLERTLGFLAEKMGIKPEEREEVMIPISAKFGTNIDRLRTEIIKRVEGSQRTSRTT
- a CDS encoding Lrp/AsnC family transcriptional regulator — translated: MEKGSLTPKQMKLLRKLYNEGKPIEVHTVEKTQDELAEELGITRQALSNHLKVLKELGYIRTGRGFIDLTEKALELLGEKRGGVFVFVRIEPTKRKHVYAEIKKMKIKRIYRVTGDIDLIIEADKGQLDEILEEIASIDGVKETVTHVVLEVL
- a CDS encoding Clp1/GlmU family protein translates to MEQINKAGYTTEVPEDRLSLIALLDEIGSGKIIFIGDVDSGKTTTVSYVANSLLSMGYKVAVVDSDVGQKSILPPGTVSLGILDRPVAHIGEAVPLAHYFIGTTTPSQYIGETVVGVKRLADIGSRIADFVLIDTTGFISGPGLELKRMKVELLRPDLVVFIGDSEDLRRLESSIGSLARVFHAEKSSLVKPHSHEERKLIRAAKWRTYFSGSKMVEVDLNEFLVSGTVMFTGRPLLQEEIELIGKLHEWIIFNGWKNREGYVVVKADPERPRPYNRSVIKAIDIEKLSNLLVGFIDEEGLCLGLGIIKWPKLSSGKLEILTPLADEELARAREIRFGRIRVTEEGEELELLRREEL